The Solanum dulcamara chromosome 6, daSolDulc1.2, whole genome shotgun sequence genome contains the following window.
TTCCCACAATAACTTTAGCTCAATTCGGGTTTAGCCCTCGCCAACAGGAAAAAGGAAAGAATCTTTTTCGTCGTGACAGAGCTGGGTTCGGAAAAATCAAATAACTTTAATCAAAATCCTATATTGtggtatgtaaataaataatctaAAATCCAATTAACAATCTTTTCTAGAATTCTGAATCCGTAAACTTAAAAGATTCTGAATCTATCTCTACTTTATGCTAAATAGTAAATGTCTGTTCTTTAAAACAGGTAAGAAATAGGCACATAAAAACAGGGCAGATAATTTCCCTGAAGATTAAGTACTAAGTGCAACTTCAATAGGCAGCCTTGGATTAAAAGGAACTCTAACTAGTTTCCAGCTCAATTAGCTGTTCTTCCCAGTTACAAAGAACAAATATGCTAATAcatgcatatatacatatgatgattGCAAGAAGAAAGGGGAAACAATTATCAAACAAGAATAAATCCATGAAACCAGCCCAATCTACCAAGAAAGGTTTATGATTTTCCCAGATAAGAACTCCAGCAACTTGGTGCATAGTCTAACAATTGAAAGGAAATGATAATGTACAAACACTGATGCAAGTCTCCACCAATAGGTTTGTACTTTTACCTTCTTGCTCTCTTTCATCTTTTTTGTTTACCTTTTTTGGTCTTGGCAGGGTCAGGGCCCCATGGGTGGGTATGATGCTTCACAGAATACAACAGACCTCAACTGAAACTTGAGAACATTCCGTGATAACAAAATGGTTCAGCAGGAACTAGTTATACAATGCGATTCTTAAAAAGAAATTCAATTTTTTCAGGAGAACGAGGGTCTCTTCTAGCTGTTAACTGCAAAAGGGCACCATCAGTTAGCATATGGTGTATTACTCTTGCTATGTTGTTTGAATCATCTATTCCAAGGTGATGGCTTCCAAACAAAGGAATCTGGAGTTCTCTCATCATTGAGAGCATTCCTGGTGCCTACCATCAATGAAGTAAAACCATTACTTGCAATTTATATTCCAAAAGTTATACAGAAGGGAAGAGGAATGAAGGAGGGAAATTGAGAAAATCTAAAAAATCCTAAATCAATCTGAGAGAATGTCGTTGTTAAAAGTTTGCATATTCACCTTCTTCTTGTAGAAGTTCAGAAACACATCCTTCAGATTAATCCATTCCATAAAATACGGTGGCAATTTCATCCCTGCTACGGTGCACTGCTGGGGAACTTTAGTCTTCAGATCCCAGTTCCCACTGCCATATACAAATTGAATGCAGTCACTCAGAAGTATATTTACACTCAGTGTGAACATTAGCTTCTTGGTTTAACTTCTTTTAAATAATACTAAACAGAGAAAAACCATACCAAAATATATTCCACCCACCCCACACACGACAATTTTATTTACATGGGATAAAAATAAAGTAGTACTAATTTTAAATACTCAAATATGAATAATAGGATTAGAGGCAGCTAAAATCTTAACTTGACGATACACCCTTAAAACTAATACATCAATGCAAGTTGTGCAGTAACAATGAAGATGCTCGTGCTACCAAACAGGGCAAGCTCTAAATGAGCGTACAGCTAAAAACAGGTAATTCTCTGGTTAGGGACCAATGACCATAAGAAAGTAACTGTAGCACCTTTTTGGATATGAGCATCTGCTAGTCAACCATACTGGACACAACGAACCCATATAGGACCACACATTTAAATATGCATTCTTAACTATAATCTCAGATAACAAAGTGTAACCATCAACCGATACCTTCAGTTTACCAGTagcatttatttaatatttcatAGCAATGACTCACCAAGTAACAAAGGCAGCATTATTAAGACAGCCACCCAGTTCATTTCTCCACAACTGGCGTTCACCTAGCCAAACTTCAAACTGCTCGATAACTTCTGCAAATGGTATAGCTGTATCATGCCAGACACTGCATGAATTTCCATACATCCAAATGAACAACATTAAGATACAGATCCAGGAATCAACAACTGTTGAAAAAATGGTGCATGCCTCCATGGTTAGCGAGGATGAATATGAATTAATTTCTATCAGCAATTAAGATGCATAGTGCCAATTTTTACCTACCTACAGAGCCCTCACCATTGTCCTCCACTAAAAACATACAAATATAGAAAAAGAAATCCTCTCTTGATGGCTTAACAACAGATTTAGATCTTGCAGGTATGTTCCCTATAGCTACACTCCTCGGTGCAAGTTTTTCTCGTGAATATATCTTATTAACAAGGTACTAGCTTATCAGAATTGGAACATTACAGGGTGTAGGAGGGTAATGTGTCCACAACTTTACCCTAAGCATACATGCTGATTCCATATCTGAGAACTCATTCTTATGTTCATAGAAAAGAAGGAAAGATGATGAAGACTTTGAAAAAGGTGAAGTAATGTCAATAATGGACTCTGCACACACAATTGAGACCCATAAGAGACCCAAATTCAGGTCTtcatgagaaaaaaataggggTTCATCAGAAGTCAAGAGGATTCTCCTACCAGATAATCAAGCCATGAAAATTAGGTACTCCCTCCAATAGATATTTTATGTGTCTTAGTTTGAGTGCCCACAAAGTTCTAAAACGTAAGAATATTTTTGAATCTTGTAATCTTAAACTAAAGGTgtgtatacaacaacaacaacatacccagtgaaatcccacaagtgggatctAGGGAGGGTGGTGTGGACGCAGCTTGCCCCTAGCTTGTGAGAGTAGAGAAGTTGTTTCCGACAGACCTCGATTCAAGTAAGCTAAAGGTGTGCTTAATGTACCAAAATACtctttgaatcttgtggtcttaagcATGTCATGTGAGATGTTGAAATGAAAGAGTTACAAGTAGCATTATGTTTTAAACACAAAAACTTACTAAAATGGAAAAGAAAGTTGGCCACATATATTAAAACAAAGagggtaatatttttttagccCGAGAGAGTGAAGCATATGCTTAAGTTGATTGTTATAACTTCACTTAATGAAAAAAAGAACTATCACAGAAAACTCTTAAGCTACAAAAGGAAACAAAAAAGAGGAAACAATGATTTTCTTGAAGAAACGaactaaagtcatagagttgcaTGTTTCTAGCTTAACATGTGATACAACTACATTGCAATTCTTCATATAATAGCAAAAGACACAAAGTGCCAAGTGCTGATTTGTATTTCAAACTACTGTAGTAGATAATATACCGATCAACTCCTAGCTTTCCATATTTCCCTTCTATATATTGATCTATTCTTTCTTCGTGCATTTTTGTTGGCCTCACAAACCTGTGGCaatacaaaaaagaagaagaaggaggaatTAAGATGGATCTACAAATAGAACACAACTCTACATTCCCAACATTGAAACATTGTCTTTCACAACAGTGAAAAatgtttaaataaaataatctaaCATATAGTGGCGGAGCCAGGAATTCAAACAAGAGgattccaaaaaaaaatcttatacaTAGTGTAATTTTCAATGAAGGAGGTTCAATTGAACCCCCTTTGCATCCCTATCCCTCCATCCCTGTAACAAACCTTAGTACGTCATATAATCAATAATATAGACTTGTTCTACTTCATGTCGTAGCAATATGATACGACAGATTTCATAGAGTAGCCCCCAGTTAAAGGTGGAAAATGTATACCTAACTGCCAGTATTACACACGAcagaacataaaataaaataaaataaagcttgGGCGAGTTTTTCGGAAAAGGTTATGCCACCCATTGTATATTACGGTTAAGAATGGATCACTGACTATTCTAATGGATCTAATTCATCAGCAACACAGTTTAGAGAAGAAGATTATGTTAATAAGGTATAAATCTCCCCCCTCCTTCAATTTTGTAAAACTCTACAACAGCCCATGGCTTGTTTTCAGTTTCTTCCTCTACTTCCTAAGTGAACCAAGACTTGTCCAGGCAGCTAATTCGCTTGAAAATTTTAATGCACACGTAGCTCATTACTCCCTTGCACTAGTGGGTTTGAAAGTATAAGTGACATTCCCTCTCAAAAAATTGTAAAAGGCTTCATCAACTCTATTACAATGTTATTCTCATTTGTTCCCCCTAGCAATTTTCGTTTTCATATTCAAAGAAAAAACTTCCCAAAGCaaaattaattgttatactAGCATCAGAAGTGCATCTTTATGACTTTTCCTGCCTTAGTCCTATTTGTGTTTCTCTACAACTATTTTATCAGTCAAAGTATCATTCAAGCATCCACCTTCGATCATTTGATTATGTGTGCATTCAGGGAAGTTCTACCATCCATCCATAGGCTATCTCACTCCACAAcatcaaataatcctaaacctATTCCATCCTAAATAGGTCCTTAAAAGTACCCAAACCAATAGGCCATAATACAACTGGATTTTGTGATTTCACATACATACATAACTATGGAATGCTAGCACAAGTATTTCATCCTTCCAATAATAGCTCAAGCAAATAAGACACTTGACATTGCATTTAACAGGACATTAAAGCTAAGATAACGAAACTGACCTATGAAACAAGTCAACAATATCCATGGTTTTGGCATCAAAGAGGAGAACAGGAAACTCGAGAATCTCAACTTTACCCTCCAAATCAAGCACCAAAAAGTAATCAAACTCCTGCTGCCGCAAATTCTCAAGTCTCGCAGCATTGTTCATAAGCTCCAACGAGCAATTATGATTAAACTTATCAATATGCATAGGATCATCCATCTATACAGTTTCGAAAACAAATTTATCAATGTCGAAATCAATTGAAAAGCTAACAACATAGGTATGTATGAGAAATTGAGAAGGTTAAGTTGTATTACCTTATTGCACTTACCTTGAGTAAAATAGAGACACACTGGCTTCCACCGGGTACTGGCGGGTGTAGGCTGAATTAGGGAAGAAGTAGATTCTTCTGTAGTAGAAAGAGAGGCGGAGATGTTGAATTTACGGTTGCGTTGAAGTGAGGGAGAATAAGGTAGCGCCGGAGAAGAAACGGGGAACCGCCGCAGCAAGGGGACCCTAGAAAATCCCATAGCCATGGAAACGGCTTTTTTGAGGAATGAGTTGCTGAGTTCACTAAGAAGAGATGAAGGatataagaaataaataaaaatattcgaCGAAGAATATAATAGACTCCGGGAAAATAAGAGAATTCTCACAATGACTATATTTTGGGACTTACAAGTTGTTTGGATCATCCTTACCAGTGTATTATCTTTGTTggtttaaatataattttattttgattataatttaaattttattatatcgtATTGTTTAAATTCATTGTTATATAGCGTTTGTTTAACAATTGATTTGGTGTGATCGCGTTattaccttaatattttcttctcattttatcggtatttattattaaataattctattttatcatttatcatacATTTTCATAGTAGATTTACCATGTAATCTAGTTTCTTGTAGTTTTATCATTCAAAATATGGATGTGTGATACTCCTTTCGTTCCATTTTAATTGTCATATTGCGCTTTTTGAAAgacaatttgattaattttaaaagttaaattatattattttaactcAATACTACAAAGTAAGAAAGTAGCTATTCGAAAACTATACGAAAATTACtataagttataatttttttcatagtaatataataaaaaaatatatcttaaaatgttaGTCAAAGATTATATAATTTGATTCTAAAAAGGAAATCATGACAACTAAGATGGGACGGAGGAAGTATTATGTAATGACGGAGAACAATACAAACTATTCAAACGTtatattcattaaaacaatccagtacaatataatacaatacgtTATGAAACAATATATAGCAACCATCAAAACAAAATGTTAGcgaaattttaatttatcaaataTCACAATAAAATATGACCAAACGCTCATTTATATATAGTTTGGATATTTATTATTTAGCAGTTTGAAATGTttctaaaaatagaaaaagcaACAAAAGAGGGGGGAATTAGGATAGAGATAGGAGAGATGCTAGAgagatgatgaatacaatatacatattttattaataaatatagtCCGTGTGTATATAAAAAGGGAAATTTATACAAATGTATTccgttaagaaaaaaattattatttatagcaataatttttttcactgaacacttataatacaattttaatacatattagcgagaataatttataaaactcatataatacaagttttattcatggataatatatttatcacatactttaatacacttataatacattgtgtcaatttcttaccaaacaagtataatatattttaaaacacttataatacatttatattgcatgcataattcacttttaatgcATAGTAGgtatatcataatattattatatattactataaatggtaataaataaaaagtatcactaaaatcagtaattatttattaaaaagtgtttttccatataaaaatacaaacaataaaaatataagagAGTGTATTCATTCACTCTAAGATCACTCTATTCATTCACTTTTATATCATGGACGCATTTAAAATGTATCAACGAATATTAAAACGAATACATTCTAGATGTATACAAAGtacgaaaaaataaaaatcatatataaaatatattcatTTTCTCTGATTTTAATAGTAGTTATTcgtgatacataaatatagcaatattgATATACAAGAGAGAATGAAAAtacacaaaagaaaaaataaaaatttaaaaaataaaaatatgtaccAACATTCCTATTTACATGGGGAGTTTGACAGGCCCGTTGGACAAAGGTTGAGGCCTCCGAAAGAAACGAATGACAGCTTTCAAGTGCTCAGAAAAATCTGAATATGGgctaataacaataataatgggCCATATCTATAGTTTTAcggcccaaaatacaaaaaaagcAGTAAAGGAGCAACATTGcttaaaacaaaagaaaagaacatttatacccaaaaaggaaaaactaTTTACTAGCGattattctctttctttcctACTTCTCTTGTTTGTAAGTGCTCATTCGCATTTACTGTttgataccattagagtatatatataaaaggaagAAGCAGTGGTTCAATGAAAATACTACTCAGTTACTCTTTGGTACcattagagtatatatatatataacagacAGTGTTTCAGTAAAAATActattcaattattatttgataccatcaaagtatgtAAATACCATCAAAGCATATATATAATTGGATggtatcaaaaatgaaaaaacaatgtttcaataaataaaataaaggaataatCGAATAAATAATTTGGATGGTTAATTCAATCAAGGCAAATAATTTGGATTGAGTCCAATTTATATGATTTTCCTTTTGAAACAAAAAGCTGGGAGgtcgtttttatttatttttaatattacaCTTAACCAATCATTAA
Protein-coding sequences here:
- the LOC129892158 gene encoding uncharacterized exonuclease domain-containing protein At3g15140; amino-acid sequence: MAMGFSRVPLLRRFPVSSPALPYSPSLQRNRKFNISASLSTTEESTSSLIQPTPASTRWKPVCLYFTQGKCNKMDDPMHIDKFNHNCSLELMNNAARLENLRQQEFDYFLVLDLEGKVEILEFPVLLFDAKTMDIVDLFHRFVRPTKMHEERIDQYIEGKYGKLGVDRVWHDTAIPFAEVIEQFEVWLGERQLWRNELGGCLNNAAFVTCGNWDLKTKVPQQCTVAGMKLPPYFMEWINLKDVFLNFYKKKAPGMLSMMRELQIPLFGSHHLGIDDSNNIARVIHHMLTDGALLQLTARRDPRSPEKIEFLFKNRIV